Proteins encoded together in one Anaerococcus murdochii window:
- a CDS encoding ABC transporter ATP-binding protein produces MDILKGHKSKIFAAVFIAIIGVGFGVIPYFSVAAIINNLVAKNTNLNNYYPYIFAVFLGFLASILFHEISTIISHNLAYRIIEDKRKLLADKLSKISMGEVERKSSGQWSQFMVETLDKMEKPIAHVIPEVIANIFIPIVLIITIFIMDWRIGIANLLTIPLGLLFSMLMMRGYEEKSKRYQEAAKAMNTTMVEYVNGIKVIKAFNKSASSFGKFRKTVEENKNAMLDWYLSVCFSMTATMETIPSTMVFVLPASLYFFMKGSVEVGTLITCILLSYASYKPLIKAMSHMETIANIKVVFEEIKKIMEIPNLKRGEEVRDIKSYDVEFKDVTFAYEESKNVLNNISFKANENELTAIVGNSGSGKSTITKLIAGFWNVSNGEILIGKTNLNELPLKQNMELVSYVSQENFLFNKTILENLKMAKEDASMDEIKEACEKASCYNFIKSLPNGYETIVGKGGANLSGGEKQRIAIARCFLKNSPIVLLDEATAYSDPDNESVIQQSIDKLIKDKTVIMVAHRLSTIVNANKIIVVDNGEVIEEGTHKQLLELNGRYKKMWDVYTESKEIEVI; encoded by the coding sequence ATGGATATCTTAAAGGGACATAAAAGCAAGATTTTCGCAGCTGTATTCATTGCGATAATAGGAGTAGGATTTGGTGTAATACCTTATTTTTCTGTAGCAGCCATTATTAATAACTTGGTTGCAAAAAATACAAATTTAAATAATTATTATCCATATATTTTTGCTGTATTTTTGGGATTTTTGGCAAGTATATTATTTCATGAAATATCTACTATTATTTCTCATAATCTTGCCTACAGGATTATTGAAGATAAAAGAAAGTTATTAGCTGACAAATTAAGTAAAATTTCTATGGGAGAAGTTGAAAGAAAAAGCAGCGGACAGTGGTCTCAATTTATGGTGGAAACACTTGATAAAATGGAAAAACCGATTGCTCATGTGATTCCAGAAGTTATTGCTAATATATTCATTCCTATAGTATTGATCATAACAATTTTTATAATGGACTGGAGAATAGGAATTGCAAATTTACTTACAATTCCATTGGGATTATTGTTCTCAATGTTAATGATGCGAGGTTATGAAGAAAAATCTAAAAGATACCAAGAAGCAGCTAAAGCTATGAATACGACAATGGTTGAATATGTAAATGGTATTAAAGTTATAAAAGCATTTAATAAATCAGCATCATCATTTGGGAAATTTAGAAAGACTGTTGAAGAGAATAAGAACGCAATGCTTGATTGGTATTTGAGTGTTTGTTTTTCAATGACAGCAACTATGGAAACTATCCCGTCAACTATGGTATTCGTTTTACCAGCTTCCTTGTATTTCTTTATGAAGGGTAGTGTTGAAGTAGGGACTCTTATCACGTGTATATTGCTATCATATGCTTCATATAAACCATTAATAAAAGCTATGAGTCATATGGAAACAATAGCAAATATAAAAGTTGTATTTGAAGAAATAAAAAAAATAATGGAAATTCCTAACTTAAAAAGAGGAGAAGAAGTAAGAGATATAAAATCTTATGATGTAGAGTTTAAAGATGTTACATTTGCATATGAAGAGTCAAAGAATGTATTAAATAATATTTCGTTTAAAGCAAATGAAAATGAGTTAACTGCAATCGTTGGAAATTCAGGTAGTGGAAAGTCTACTATTACAAAACTAATCGCAGGATTTTGGAATGTTTCTAATGGAGAAATTTTAATTGGAAAAACAAATTTGAACGAATTACCTTTAAAACAGAATATGGAGCTTGTTAGCTATGTGTCGCAAGAAAACTTTCTTTTTAATAAAACAATATTAGAAAATTTAAAGATGGCGAAGGAAGATGCGAGTATGGATGAAATTAAAGAGGCTTGTGAAAAAGCGAGTTGCTATAATTTTATAAAGAGCCTACCAAATGGATATGAAACTATTGTAGGAAAGGGAGGAGCAAATCTTTCTGGAGGAGAAAAGCAAAGAATTGCAATAGCTAGGTGTTTTTTAAAGAATAGTCCTATTGTACTACTTGATGAAGCAACAGCATATTCTGATCCTGACAATGAATCAGTTATTCAACAGTCTATTGATAAGTTAATTAAAGATAAAACAGTGATTATGGTAGCTCACAGGTTATCTACAATTGTAAATGCAAATAAAATAATTGTGGTGGATAATGGAGAAGTAATTGAAGAAGGCACTCATAAACAATTACTAGAGTTGAATGGGAGATACAAAAAAATGTGGGATGTATATACAGAATCTAAAGAAATCGAGGTGATATAA
- a CDS encoding ABC transporter ATP-binding protein, with the protein MRELIKTLYEVSGSYSNKITKMLIFDVFKGVFEGVSLGAILLCLTKICENIFTNQSILMKDVYIVFIIAAISVVGKIIFGYLADKNKYIASYNLGAENRLYIGDRLKNVNMGYFSTNSLGNIAGALSTVIGELETIGVFIIEQMLVGTIQTLIMVIFILPYDFATAIIILLTLIVGTLVNLFTQKSTDQLTERLLGLKLDLSEKMLEYVNGIGITKAFGKDQNTVKELNESITKSRKGFLAVEKILVPTQFLFLLVFKLGICVIIFSSIIRYLSGDIEVTKAIILIVMSFVVFSGFELAGSMQSIKGVAVRNLNTVINLRNLPVIEEGEMTEVDKAEISMNNISFSYGKENLFNNLSMLVPDGKTTALVGFSGSGKTTLCNLMARFWDVNSGEVKVGNLNIKQYKYDELLSNFSFVFQDVYLFDDTIKNNIKFGNPNATDEEMIDIAKKAQCHDFIMKLPQAYDTVLQEGGSNLSGGERQRISIARAMLKPSRFVVLDEATSSVDPENEKELLIALKNLLKGKTVIVIAHKLSTVKNADQIVVLKDGVIKQVGTHSELASKHGIYKDFIEIRKQSEKWKI; encoded by the coding sequence GTGAGAGAATTGATAAAAACTTTATATGAGGTGTCAGGGTCATATTCAAATAAAATAACAAAAATGCTTATTTTTGATGTATTTAAGGGAGTATTTGAAGGAGTTTCTTTAGGTGCAATTCTATTATGTTTGACCAAAATTTGTGAAAATATATTCACGAACCAAAGCATTTTAATGAAAGATGTGTATATTGTTTTTATTATTGCAGCTATAAGTGTGGTGGGAAAAATTATATTTGGATATCTGGCTGATAAAAACAAATATATTGCTTCGTACAATTTAGGAGCAGAAAATAGATTATATATTGGTGATCGTTTAAAAAATGTAAACATGGGATATTTCAGCACAAATTCTTTAGGGAATATAGCAGGAGCATTGTCAACTGTTATAGGTGAACTTGAAACAATAGGAGTTTTTATTATTGAGCAAATGCTTGTAGGTACAATACAGACACTAATTATGGTTATTTTCATACTACCTTATGATTTTGCAACAGCTATAATTATATTGTTGACTTTGATTGTTGGAACCTTAGTAAACTTATTCACACAAAAAAGCACAGATCAACTAACAGAGAGATTGTTAGGACTTAAATTGGATTTAAGTGAAAAAATGCTTGAGTATGTAAATGGGATAGGAATAACTAAAGCATTTGGAAAAGATCAAAATACAGTCAAGGAACTAAACGAAAGTATTACAAAAAGTCGCAAAGGCTTCCTTGCTGTAGAAAAAATTTTAGTTCCAACACAGTTTTTATTCTTGTTAGTATTTAAACTTGGTATTTGTGTAATAATTTTTAGTTCTATCATAAGATATTTATCAGGGGATATTGAAGTTACTAAAGCTATTATATTAATTGTTATGAGTTTTGTTGTTTTTTCAGGATTTGAATTGGCAGGAAGTATGCAGAGTATTAAGGGTGTTGCTGTACGAAATCTTAATACTGTTATAAATTTAAGAAATTTGCCTGTAATTGAAGAAGGTGAAATGACAGAAGTAGATAAAGCAGAAATATCAATGAACAATATTTCATTTTCTTATGGAAAAGAAAATCTTTTCAATAATCTAAGTATGCTTGTTCCAGATGGGAAAACTACTGCTCTTGTTGGATTTTCAGGAAGTGGTAAAACAACACTTTGCAATTTAATGGCGAGGTTTTGGGATGTAAATTCTGGCGAAGTAAAAGTTGGAAATCTAAATATTAAACAGTACAAGTATGATGAATTGCTTTCAAATTTTAGCTTTGTTTTTCAAGACGTGTATCTTTTTGATGATACCATAAAAAACAATATTAAGTTTGGTAATCCAAATGCAACAGATGAAGAAATGATAGATATTGCCAAAAAAGCTCAGTGCCATGATTTTATTATGAAATTGCCACAAGCTTATGATACTGTTTTGCAAGAAGGGGGTTCAAATCTATCGGGTGGTGAGCGTCAACGAATTTCTATTGCAAGAGCCATGTTAAAACCGAGTAGGTTTGTAGTTCTTGATGAGGCAACTTCAAGCGTAGATCCAGAAAATGAAAAAGAATTATTGATTGCTTTGAAAAACTTATTAAAAGGCAAAACTGTTATTGTAATTGCACACAAGCTTTCTACTGTAAAAAATGCAGATCAGATAGTTGTTTTAAAAGATGGTGTTATAAAACAAGTAGGAACACATAGTGAACTTGCATCTAAACATGGAATATATAAGGATTTTATTGAAATCAGAAAACAATCTGAAAAGTGGAAGATTTAA
- a CDS encoding plasmid mobilization protein translates to MDNRKRNNQLKIYLTDEEKEVFEKKMKLANCKTMSHFLRKCVLEKEIYVVDLEPFRNLQWLLSNATNNINQIAKATNTTGVIYKNEIESMNNQIEKLSKEIWQIYSLLLNKSKESSGD, encoded by the coding sequence ATGGATAATAGAAAAAGAAATAATCAACTAAAAATATATTTAACAGATGAAGAAAAAGAAGTTTTTGAAAAGAAAATGAAACTTGCTAATTGCAAAACTATGTCCCATTTTCTTAGAAAATGTGTATTGGAAAAAGAGATTTATGTTGTTGATTTAGAACCATTTAGAAACCTACAATGGCTACTTTCGAATGCAACAAATAATATAAATCAGATTGCAAAAGCTACTAATACAACTGGTGTGATTTACAAAAATGAAATTGAATCTATGAATAATCAGATAGAAAAATTATCAAAAGAAATATGGCAGATCTATTCCCTACTTCTTAATAAATCAAAAGAAAGTTCTGGTGATTAG
- a CDS encoding energy-coupling factor transporter transmembrane component T family protein: MEGIVRGIIKLNPLTEIIFLISVSIISFANNSLKLDFFILLMVAIIALFMGLVKISLKALSMFVLLQGLKYFVLPILPDVISAHFGLLVIHAPKLIPIFLVGQILVKTNPIRNIMYALKMMHFPKSLIISLAIGIRYFPSLREEKILISDAIKIRGVTGFKKIQLGLISLIVTASNTADELAQAITVRGIENPARKTFMDDAGFNIWDLIIILLCILMFFNVKFKLFL; this comes from the coding sequence ATGGAGGGTATTGTAAGAGGCATTATAAAGCTAAATCCACTAACTGAAATCATTTTTTTGATTTCAGTTAGTATTATTAGCTTTGCAAATAATAGCTTAAAATTAGATTTTTTTATTCTTTTAATGGTTGCTATTATAGCGTTATTTATGGGACTTGTTAAAATATCTTTAAAGGCATTATCTATGTTTGTATTATTACAGGGATTGAAATATTTTGTTTTGCCGATTCTACCAGATGTCATATCAGCACATTTTGGATTATTGGTGATTCATGCTCCTAAGTTAATACCGATTTTTTTAGTTGGTCAAATTCTTGTAAAAACTAATCCTATACGAAATATTATGTATGCCTTAAAAATGATGCATTTTCCAAAAAGCCTAATTATTTCTCTAGCAATAGGCATAAGATATTTTCCATCTTTAAGAGAAGAAAAAATATTAATCTCAGATGCAATTAAAATAAGAGGCGTGACTGGATTTAAAAAGATACAATTAGGACTAATATCTTTAATAGTTACAGCTTCTAATACCGCAGATGAATTAGCTCAAGCTATTACAGTAAGAGGGATAGAAAATCCTGCAAGAAAGACTTTTATGGATGATGCAGGATTTAACATTTGGGATCTAATAATTATTCTATTATGTATTCTGATGTTCTTTAATGTAAAGTTCAAGTTATTTTTATAA
- a CDS encoding relaxase/mobilization nuclease domain-containing protein: MAITKIHPIKSTLNLAIDYITKSEKTDEKILVSSFKCHPSTAHIQFMKTREDNDTKGTVLARHLIQSFLPGEVDPIKAHEIGMELCKKILKEDYEFVLATHIDRGHIHNHVIFNNVNYKTGKCYQSNKKSYHKIRYQSDELCKENKLSVIDEYYEAYKRKYKTAGKSWYEFDQSKKGSSWKSKLQFDIDRMINKSKSWEEFLENMKSLDYEIKFGKHIAFRHKDKQRFTRAKTIGEDYTEEKIKERIDLAIKNKANPTKKRVGNVIDISTNKKAQSSKGYEVWARKHNIKTMADSIIKLREQGINSITQLDDLIKKSADDRQDLLDKIKKIETEMKCLSQDMENINTINKHREIYKYHKKNPDDKQFAEEYYSELSIYKIAAKEILENYKKLPNTKEILSNLDKLQEKKNTLMQEYSLNKEQFSDLVLYRKNYENYYGKEVER; this comes from the coding sequence ATGGCAATTACAAAAATACATCCTATAAAATCAACTTTAAATTTGGCAATAGATTATATAACTAAGAGTGAAAAAACTGATGAAAAAATCTTGGTATCTTCCTTCAAATGCCATCCATCTACTGCTCATATTCAATTTATGAAAACACGAGAAGACAATGATACTAAGGGTACAGTTTTGGCTAGACATTTGATTCAATCTTTTCTACCAGGCGAGGTTGATCCTATAAAAGCTCACGAAATAGGAATGGAATTATGTAAGAAAATTTTAAAAGAAGATTATGAATTTGTTCTTGCAACTCATATAGATAGAGGGCATATCCACAACCATGTTATTTTTAATAACGTTAATTACAAGACTGGTAAATGCTACCAATCTAATAAAAAATCTTACCATAAAATCAGGTATCAAAGTGACGAATTATGTAAAGAAAATAAGCTTTCAGTCATTGATGAATATTATGAAGCTTACAAAAGAAAATATAAAACTGCTGGTAAATCTTGGTATGAATTTGACCAAAGTAAGAAAGGAAGTTCCTGGAAATCTAAACTGCAATTTGATATAGATAGAATGATTAATAAGTCTAAATCGTGGGAAGAGTTTTTAGAAAATATGAAATCTCTTGATTATGAAATTAAATTTGGTAAACACATTGCTTTTCGTCATAAAGATAAGCAAAGATTTACAAGAGCAAAGACTATCGGAGAAGATTATACTGAGGAAAAAATCAAAGAAAGAATAGATTTAGCTATCAAAAACAAAGCTAATCCTACTAAAAAGCGTGTAGGAAATGTTATTGATATATCTACTAATAAAAAAGCTCAATCCTCAAAAGGTTATGAAGTTTGGGCAAGAAAACATAATATCAAAACAATGGCTGATTCAATAATTAAATTAAGAGAACAAGGAATTAATTCAATTACTCAACTCGATGATCTAATCAAAAAATCTGCAGATGATAGACAAGATTTGTTAGATAAAATAAAGAAAATTGAAACTGAAATGAAGTGTTTGTCTCAAGATATGGAAAATATAAATACTATAAATAAGCATCGTGAAATCTATAAATACCACAAGAAAAATCCTGATGATAAACAATTTGCAGAAGAATATTATAGTGAGCTTTCCATCTACAAAATAGCTGCTAAAGAAATCTTAGAAAACTATAAAAAACTACCAAACACAAAAGAAATACTATCAAACCTCGATAAATTGCAAGAAAAAAAGAACACCCTTATGCAAGAGTATTCTTTGAATAAAGAACAATTTTCTGACCTTGTTCTGTATAGAAAAAACTATGAAAATTATTATGGGAAAGAGGTGGAGAGGTAA
- a CDS encoding IS110 family RNA-guided transposase, with the protein MSEKIVVGIDVSKAFSDICILSPNNDIIKRLKISNDITGMKSLIYVLEKVEDEYKDTAVIIMEATAHYHQILANFFRKHNYEVIVINPIQSGALKNINIRKIKSDKTDAYNIALLYRIKNYNETITHSDTVNSIKKLCRQHKGLTDEIVEHINRLIAFLDISFPDFKKVFTDLQGKTPLSLLEKYPTIQEVLSPENKQDIIQLIKENSHKSSSYAEVKYEKLLKAAEKSIEVCIVSLSSAVLIQTTVRVIFSLQEALKAIDDEIKRLSLLDEKFHKEIVLLQSIPGVGEYTAYVVLSELGDISNFSKPKELVAFFGLDPGVTQSGTYNRKNNKISKRGSPHVRSILHMLAKSNVYPNRNREYLNPVMRAYFEKKIAEKPYKVVMCAIMRKMVQIIFAVLRNQKSFELRTPEEHQKLIREKSKLVA; encoded by the coding sequence ATGTCAGAAAAAATTGTTGTAGGAATTGATGTGAGTAAAGCTTTCAGTGATATCTGTATTCTATCACCTAATAATGACATCATCAAAAGACTTAAAATTTCTAATGATATTACTGGTATGAAGTCGCTCATCTATGTACTTGAAAAGGTAGAAGATGAGTACAAAGACACAGCAGTAATTATCATGGAAGCTACTGCACACTATCATCAAATTTTAGCTAATTTTTTCCGTAAGCATAATTACGAAGTCATTGTAATTAATCCGATTCAAAGTGGAGCATTGAAAAATATCAATATCCGAAAAATTAAATCAGATAAAACAGATGCATATAATATAGCGTTGCTATATCGTATTAAGAATTACAACGAAACAATTACACACTCAGATACCGTTAACAGTATCAAAAAGCTTTGCAGACAGCATAAAGGATTGACGGATGAAATTGTGGAACACATCAACCGATTAATCGCTTTTTTAGATATTTCCTTTCCAGATTTCAAGAAAGTATTTACGGATTTGCAAGGGAAAACACCTTTGTCTTTGCTTGAAAAATATCCTACTATACAGGAAGTATTATCTCCTGAAAATAAGCAAGATATTATTCAACTGATAAAAGAAAATTCACATAAAAGCAGCTCCTATGCCGAAGTAAAATATGAAAAACTATTGAAAGCTGCTGAAAAATCTATTGAAGTTTGTATAGTAAGCCTTAGTTCAGCAGTACTTATTCAAACAACTGTAAGGGTTATTTTCAGTTTACAGGAAGCTTTGAAAGCAATCGATGATGAAATCAAAAGACTATCTCTTTTAGATGAAAAGTTTCATAAAGAAATAGTGCTTTTACAAAGTATTCCAGGAGTTGGAGAGTATACAGCATATGTTGTTTTATCAGAGCTTGGAGATATATCCAATTTCTCGAAACCGAAAGAATTAGTTGCCTTCTTTGGATTGGATCCAGGAGTAACTCAAAGTGGAACATACAATAGGAAAAACAATAAAATCTCTAAAAGAGGATCACCTCATGTTCGCTCAATTCTCCATATGCTGGCTAAATCTAATGTGTATCCAAATCGCAACCGAGAGTATTTAAATCCTGTTATGCGTGCTTATTTTGAAAAGAAGATAGCTGAAAAACCATACAAAGTTGTAATGTGTGCAATTATGCGAAAGATGGTTCAAATTATTTTTGCTGTTCTCAGAAACCAAAAATCATTTGAATTAAGAACACCCGAAGAACATCAAAAACTAATTCGAGAAAAGAGTAAGTTAGTCGCATAA
- a CDS encoding MptD family putative ECF transporter S component: MNETKLKTKDLVNIGIFSVIYMALSMAVMIIPILSPILWLLWPAMTGIICNFIYMLLVSKVPKPGTALLLIAITGIIYFAIGECTFTIVITCVIAGVLAEITRKILGYKSQKSVIVSSGLICIGLIGSPLPMWLFQESYMKSIIKMGMSPEYVNKLQTLISIPTLIGMIITAFIGGVIGAYIGKAMFKKRFEKAGIM, encoded by the coding sequence ATGAATGAAACAAAATTAAAAACAAAAGATTTAGTTAACATCGGCATTTTTTCAGTGATTTATATGGCACTATCCATGGCGGTAATGATTATTCCAATACTTTCACCGATACTTTGGTTATTATGGCCAGCAATGACAGGCATAATATGTAATTTTATTTACATGTTGTTGGTCTCTAAGGTGCCAAAACCAGGAACGGCTTTACTTTTGATAGCAATTACAGGGATTATATATTTTGCTATAGGAGAATGCACTTTTACAATTGTCATAACTTGCGTTATTGCAGGAGTTTTAGCAGAAATTACTAGAAAAATTTTGGGATATAAAAGTCAAAAAAGCGTAATAGTATCTTCAGGATTGATTTGCATTGGGTTGATTGGCTCACCATTGCCTATGTGGTTGTTCCAAGAATCTTATATGAAATCTATTATTAAAATGGGAATGAGTCCAGAATATGTAAATAAATTACAAACTTTAATTTCAATTCCAACACTTATCGGGATGATCATTACTGCATTTATTGGAGGAGTCATTGGTGCATATATAGGTAAAGCAATGTTCAAAAAACGTTTTGAGAAAGCTGGAATTATGTAA
- a CDS encoding ABC transporter ATP-binding protein, with the protein MININEASYSYKRSLEEQLKKISIKINQGEVILLCGKSGSGKTTITKLINGLIPHFLEGNLLGNIFINGINTKQMKIYEISEKVGTIFQNPKTQFFNLDSDSELTFGLENLGENPDKIKRQVFKVVRDLEIERLKNRNVFMMSGGEKQLLAIASIYATNPDVYVFDEPSANIDEYGIERIREMLINLKAQGKTIIISEHRLYYLMDLIDRAIYLQDGKIKYVFSNVEFSSITDESRKKLGLRTFVRKKNDDFANPVTFCESDDFVVSNLEYENKKQKILDKINISGNKGDIIAITGKNGQGKTTLMRILCGLLKENEGKISYKGSPIKYKKRRKLCYMVMQDVIHQFFSESVRDEFSLFDSKIDEKQIDNILEKLDLKKLDNRHPMCLSGGQMQRLSVALGMLMDREIIILDEPTSGLDYTNMLEISKVIKEFSNNKIIFIVTHDNELIDSTCNKLLEICDGRIKRFYERR; encoded by the coding sequence ATGATTAATATAAATGAAGCTTCATATTCCTATAAGAGAAGCTTAGAAGAACAGTTAAAGAAAATTTCAATAAAGATTAATCAAGGAGAAGTTATCTTATTATGCGGAAAATCTGGTTCTGGGAAAACAACTATAACAAAATTAATCAATGGATTGATTCCTCATTTTTTAGAGGGAAATTTATTAGGAAATATTTTTATAAATGGGATAAACACAAAACAAATGAAGATATATGAAATTTCTGAAAAAGTGGGAACAATTTTTCAAAACCCCAAAACACAGTTTTTTAATTTAGATTCAGATAGTGAACTAACATTTGGATTAGAAAATTTAGGTGAAAACCCTGATAAAATAAAAAGACAAGTTTTTAAAGTGGTACGTGATTTGGAAATTGAAAGATTAAAAAACAGAAATGTTTTTATGATGTCAGGTGGAGAAAAGCAATTACTTGCTATTGCATCTATTTATGCTACCAATCCAGATGTATATGTGTTTGATGAACCTTCTGCAAATATTGATGAGTATGGTATTGAAAGAATAAGAGAGATGCTTATAAATCTTAAAGCTCAGGGCAAGACAATTATTATTTCTGAACATAGACTCTATTATTTAATGGATTTAATTGATAGAGCTATTTATTTACAAGACGGAAAAATAAAATATGTTTTTTCAAATGTGGAATTTTCTTCAATTACTGACGAATCACGAAAGAAACTGGGACTTAGAACTTTTGTAAGAAAGAAAAATGATGATTTTGCAAATCCTGTCACATTTTGTGAATCTGATGACTTTGTAGTTTCAAATTTAGAATATGAAAATAAGAAACAAAAAATTTTAGATAAGATAAATATTTCCGGAAACAAGGGAGATATTATTGCAATAACAGGTAAAAATGGTCAAGGAAAAACAACATTAATGAGAATTTTGTGTGGACTGTTGAAAGAAAACGAAGGAAAAATAAGCTATAAAGGAAGTCCCATAAAATATAAAAAACGAAGAAAACTTTGTTATATGGTTATGCAAGATGTAATTCATCAGTTTTTTTCGGAATCTGTAAGAGATGAATTTAGTTTATTTGATTCTAAAATAGATGAAAAGCAAATAGATAATATTCTAGAAAAATTAGATCTTAAAAAATTAGATAATCGTCATCCTATGTGCTTATCAGGAGGTCAAATGCAGAGACTTTCTGTAGCATTGGGGATGTTAATGGATAGAGAAATTATTATTTTGGACGAACCAACGAGTGGACTTGATTATACAAATATGCTCGAAATAAGCAAAGTCATTAAAGAATTTTCAAATAATAAAATTATATTTATTGTTACGCATGATAATGAATTGATTGATAGTACATGTAATAAATTATTGGAGATTTGCGATGGCAGAATAAAAAGATTTTATGAAAGAAGGTAA